A region of the Stieleria neptunia genome:
CAGCGGCGGCGTGAAACCGCAGCGGCCGCCAGACATTCCGCACAACCGTCAAATTCTACTCAATTGTTTCAGCGGCGATTCCGATACCGTGAATGACAAGCTCTCTTTACGCACTTCACGAGATGGACGCATGCTGCGCGGACACATCAAATCATTCGCTCTCTACTCGCTCGCCACGCTACTGGTTGCCAGTCCCGTCACGGCGGCAACCCCCGGTGACGCGTCCCGCCGAGCGGCCGCGCGAGCCACATCGGCGCGGGAGTCGGATTCGACAACCACGTCGCAAAACGTGACCGCGTCGGTCCGCAACGCGCTGGGCTTGCGACCCATGGGCGAAAAAGAACCGATCCGGCAAGTCGTCGGCAAGCAGCCGACGGCTCCGAAAGTCGACCCGAATCGCAGCCTGTCGCTGATTCCCAGCCTGTTCGGGGGCAGCCATCGAGCAACCGCGAGCAAGACGACCACCCAAGCCAGGACCGCACCGCGAACCTCGACCCCTCAACCGGCCAATCAAGCGGTTCAGTCCAGGGGCATCCTGGGCGACATTTTTGGATCACGCCCCGGCCGCACCGAAACTGCCGCGCGACCGGCCGAAACCCCGCCCCCGACGGTCGACTGGCAGGGCATTCCGTACCACCAAGCGCGATCCAAATCACCCGCCAAAGGGCCCACGCCGATTCGCGATCCACGTCCCAATGAAACACGTTTCAACGGCCCATCGCAACTCGCGACGCGCCCGTCAACGCCATCGCCGACCCATGCCAGCCCGCGGATGAGTCCGGCGATTCCCCAGCCCCCGGCCCTGGCAGCCGCTCCGTCCAGCCGTCGAACCGCTCCGCCCCAGACCGCCCCCAGCCGAGTTCAACGCGACGACAACGCCGCGCTGTCGATCCTGTCGAGCAGCCGACGGTCCGGCCGCCGCGACGTCCCCACCCTGGATGCCTCCGAAATCGCCGCCGCCCAAAAAGCGAGCGTCGCAAGCAAAACCTTGGTGCCGAAGGTGGCCAAACGCGATGTCTCACCAGAGCCCCAACCGGAAACGCAATCCAAGCCTGTCCCCCAGCCCAAGCTGAATCCCCCCACGCCCAAGCCCGCGCTGGCCAAAACCGAACCCAAACCGGCAACGCCTAAACCGGTGGCCGCCAAGCCCGCCCGTCAGCCCACGCCGCCCAACAGAACTCCGGCTGCCGACATCGCGATCAATCCGCAGCCTAAACCGCAGCCAGCATCCCAGCCGGCGTCCGTCGCGACGTTGCCTGAATCCGCCGCCGAGCCCGAATCCGGCACGAGCGTGGACGCCATCGCAGCGTCGCAAAGCGGCGAATCGATGATTGCTGCGGCCCCGCAACGATCCGTCCCCCAACCGGCGCCGACGGCCCAGGCTGACGTGGCTGCCAAGAATGCGATTGCTGCCCCGGCGGAAATCGCGGCCGCAACGCCGCCCGAGACGCGACGCGAGACCAGCGTTTCACCCCAGTTTGCCGACGCACCGATGCCGATGCAGCCCGAACCGGCCGACACCGCGTCTGCACCGACAGCGGAAGCCGCCATCGCGTTGAACGCCCCGAATCCGAAACCGGCAACGCCAAAACCGGCGCCCCCGCAACCGGCGCCCCCGCAACCGGCGCCCCCGCAACCGGCGACGCCCAATCTGACGACACCGGCTGCAGCACCGCCTGCGGAACTGGCGGCGACGCCCCAGCCACAGTCCGTGCCCCTGTCGCCGACCGACCTGGCGACGCCGCAACGGGCCGCGCCCCCCATGCCCGCTCCGGCCGCACCCCAATTCGGGCCGACCGGATCGGTTGCCGGACATCGCATCGGCCCTCCGGCCTCCTCGTTCCAACCGCGGCCCCAACCCCGCGCGGCCTTGAACCCGGCACACCTGCCGTTCGGCCCCGCGGCCGCCCCGATCGGTTCAGGCGTGGCCAACAGCGCCCAGGCGGCCACCGCGCCGGCCGCGCCGAGGACGATCCCGACCGCGCCGATGACGGTGCAGCCGTATGCCCCGACGCAACCGATCTCACAAAACCCTTACATCTACGGTCACTATCCCAACCCGACGCCTCCGCAGTCTCGCACCGCACCGCAGGGCACTTTGCCTGGCGCGGCACCGCAGCTGGCTCAGCAACCGACCATCTCCGTCGGACCCGATCGGCGGTACGCCCCAACGACTGCCCCGGCGCCGACTCGCCCCAGCGGCAGCCAGCTGGGTGCCCCCATGGCATCCATGCCCGCACCGCCGACGAAGCCTGTTTCGGCCGCGCCGCAGCACCCCGCGCCGCAGCACCCCGCGCCGCAGTACTCCGCGCCGCCGCAATCCGCGCCGCAATCCGCGCCGCCGGCCGCATCCACCGTGGCGATCGACCAACCGTTCCAAGCCCCCTCGCAACCGCGCCCGTCCGTCAGCGAATCGTCCGTCAGCGAATCGGCAGCCAATCAGTTGCTTGCCGGCCATACCGCGGTCGCCTCGGAACTGCCGGGACTGCGCGTGGTCACCCACGGCCCGTCCAGCGTGATCATTCGGCAGACGCACGAGTTTGAAATCCGTGTGGAGAACCGCGGTGCGATCGACGCGGAAGGATTGATGGTCCGCGCCGTCGTCCCCGATTGGGCAGACATCAAAGGACAAAGCACAACCCGTGGCGACATTGACAGCCAAGGTTTGAAAGCGGGCGACCGCTTGGTCTGGACCCTCGACACATTGCCCGCCGGCAAGACTGAAAAACTGTTCCTGCGGCTGCAAGCCCGCCAGAGCGGCACCCATCGATTGGATGTCGACTGGACGCTGACGCCACAGACCAGCGTCGCAAAGGTCCACGTCCGCGAGCCCCTGCTGGACCTGTTGATCGAAGGCCCCGAGGAGGTCGTCTACGGCGAATCGCAAACCTACAAGGTACGCGTGCTGAACCCCGGCGACGGCCTGGCGCCCAACGTCGTGTTCACCTTGTCGCCCAATTCATCGACGCCACAAACACAGCGAATCGGTGACATCCCCAGCGGCAAAGAAGCCCAGTTCGAAGTCGAACTGACGGCCCAAGACCTGGGCGACTTGAAAATCCACGGCCTCGCCGCCGGGGACCTGGGCCTGAAGGCGCAAGCCGAAAAGACCATTCAGGTTTCGGCCGCCGAATTGGAAGCCGTCCTGGCCGGCCCCGAAGCGAAGTACCAGAACACCGACGCGATCTACCACCTGCAGATCAGCAACAAGGGCAAGGCGACGTGCAAGAACGTCACCGCCAGCC
Encoded here:
- a CDS encoding COG1361 family protein, whose product is MLRGHIKSFALYSLATLLVASPVTAATPGDASRRAAARATSARESDSTTTSQNVTASVRNALGLRPMGEKEPIRQVVGKQPTAPKVDPNRSLSLIPSLFGGSHRATASKTTTQARTAPRTSTPQPANQAVQSRGILGDIFGSRPGRTETAARPAETPPPTVDWQGIPYHQARSKSPAKGPTPIRDPRPNETRFNGPSQLATRPSTPSPTHASPRMSPAIPQPPALAAAPSSRRTAPPQTAPSRVQRDDNAALSILSSSRRSGRRDVPTLDASEIAAAQKASVASKTLVPKVAKRDVSPEPQPETQSKPVPQPKLNPPTPKPALAKTEPKPATPKPVAAKPARQPTPPNRTPAADIAINPQPKPQPASQPASVATLPESAAEPESGTSVDAIAASQSGESMIAAAPQRSVPQPAPTAQADVAAKNAIAAPAEIAAATPPETRRETSVSPQFADAPMPMQPEPADTASAPTAEAAIALNAPNPKPATPKPAPPQPAPPQPAPPQPATPNLTTPAAAPPAELAATPQPQSVPLSPTDLATPQRAAPPMPAPAAPQFGPTGSVAGHRIGPPASSFQPRPQPRAALNPAHLPFGPAAAPIGSGVANSAQAATAPAAPRTIPTAPMTVQPYAPTQPISQNPYIYGHYPNPTPPQSRTAPQGTLPGAAPQLAQQPTISVGPDRRYAPTTAPAPTRPSGSQLGAPMASMPAPPTKPVSAAPQHPAPQHPAPQYSAPPQSAPQSAPPAASTVAIDQPFQAPSQPRPSVSESSVSESAANQLLAGHTAVASELPGLRVVTHGPSSVIIRQTHEFEIRVENRGAIDAEGLMVRAVVPDWADIKGQSTTRGDIDSQGLKAGDRLVWTLDTLPAGKTEKLFLRLQARQSGTHRLDVDWTLTPQTSVAKVHVREPLLDLLIEGPEEVVYGESQTYKVRVLNPGDGLAPNVVFTLSPNSSTPQTQRIGDIPSGKEAQFEVELTAQDLGDLKIHGLAAGDLGLKAQAEKTIQVSAAELEAVLAGPEAKYQNTDAIYHLQISNKGKATCKNVTASLGLPPGIHYQGGIDIARKQGTQLTWEIESLPPGASRDYEFSCSMVSPGKQTFDFTAAGSAAGKTAVALDTQVESIADLVMTLQDPAAPAPVGSEVVYEIVIRNRGSRQANGVRAIAQFSNGIEPRRIEGHSGQVLTGQVLLDPIETIRPGEEIHIRVIAEAESEGHHRFRTEIRSGETVLVAEEATQFLSKRGERVSRRSSSSSR